One Pseudomonas brassicacearum genomic region harbors:
- a CDS encoding DUF6124 family protein has translation MTTSHSSNTLDEAAQRALDYYLNPKPTDEAPGKPPTAQLFMVSPDIDTETLLANASEDLLSISAIAADLADDVDGSRRSVILAISRMADGVQLLVERAMDRLEVQAAG, from the coding sequence ATGACAACTTCACACAGTTCCAACACACTCGACGAAGCTGCCCAGCGCGCCCTCGACTACTACCTCAATCCCAAACCTACCGATGAAGCCCCGGGAAAACCCCCAACCGCCCAGCTCTTCATGGTTTCCCCAGACATCGACACCGAAACCCTTCTGGCCAATGCCTCCGAAGACTTGCTGTCCATCAGCGCCATCGCCGCCGACCTGGCTGACGACGTCGACGGCTCACGCCGCAGCGTGATCCTGGCGATCAGCCGGATGGCCGATGGGGTGCAGTTGTTGGTGGAGCGGGCGATGGATCGGCTGGAGGTTCAAGCGGCGGGCTGA